The Urbifossiella limnaea genome has a window encoding:
- the der gene encoding ribosome biogenesis GTPase Der, protein MPLPIVAIVGRPNVGKSSLFNWLAGRRISIVDPTAGVTRDRVSTVIEVGDRFCELMDTGGMGIQDKDDLTADVENQIRVAIEQAAVVLYLVDIRDGVVPLDEEVARRLRTVGKPVVFVANKADTDRIGTLGGEFNRLGFGDPIRVSAEQKLGRQELLEAVLPVLPPDTGELPPTDPTLKLAIVGRRNVGKSTFINSLAEADRVIVSEVPGTTRDSIDVRFERDGKAFLAIDTAGVQKRTSIADSIEFYSAHRAERSVRRADVVVQFFDARHRVGRVDKQLAGYILEHHKPAIFVVNKWDLVKESMTTEKMGTYMRAMFPMLEHVPIAFITAKVGKNVLRLLQLAVQLHKQAGARVTTGDLNRVIRHAVEMSPPPMSGNRAPKIFYATQVGTYPPTIVLFTNGPEHFEDTYVRYLTKALRENFPFSEVALKVVLRARGEGPVRSADVRAEEEAGEEPADEVPVLRAPPRRAQPEADAKPPALPPRRPRKKKQQKEPGTWEL, encoded by the coding sequence GTGCCGCTCCCGATCGTCGCCATCGTCGGCCGCCCGAACGTCGGCAAGTCGTCGCTGTTCAACTGGCTGGCCGGCCGGCGGATCAGCATCGTGGACCCGACCGCCGGCGTCACCCGCGACCGCGTCTCGACCGTCATCGAGGTCGGCGACCGGTTCTGCGAGCTGATGGACACCGGCGGCATGGGGATCCAGGACAAGGACGACCTGACCGCGGACGTGGAGAACCAGATCCGCGTGGCCATCGAGCAGGCCGCGGTCGTGCTCTACCTCGTGGACATCCGGGACGGTGTGGTGCCGCTCGACGAGGAGGTCGCCCGCCGGCTGCGGACGGTCGGCAAGCCGGTCGTGTTCGTGGCCAACAAGGCCGACACGGACCGGATCGGCACCCTCGGCGGCGAGTTCAACCGGCTCGGCTTCGGCGACCCGATCCGCGTCAGCGCCGAGCAGAAGCTCGGCCGGCAGGAATTGCTCGAAGCCGTGCTCCCGGTGCTCCCCCCGGACACCGGCGAACTGCCGCCGACCGACCCGACGCTGAAGCTGGCGATCGTCGGGCGGCGGAACGTGGGCAAGAGCACGTTCATCAACAGCCTCGCGGAGGCGGACCGGGTGATCGTGTCGGAGGTGCCCGGCACCACGCGCGACAGCATCGACGTGCGGTTCGAGCGCGACGGCAAGGCGTTCCTGGCGATCGACACGGCCGGCGTGCAGAAGCGGACGAGCATCGCCGACAGCATCGAGTTCTACAGCGCCCACCGGGCCGAGCGCTCCGTGCGGCGGGCCGACGTGGTGGTGCAGTTCTTCGACGCCCGCCACCGCGTCGGCCGCGTGGACAAGCAACTGGCCGGCTACATCCTGGAGCACCACAAGCCGGCGATCTTCGTCGTGAACAAGTGGGACCTGGTGAAGGAGTCGATGACGACGGAGAAGATGGGGACGTACATGCGGGCCATGTTCCCGATGCTGGAGCACGTGCCGATCGCGTTCATCACGGCGAAGGTCGGCAAGAACGTGCTGCGGCTGCTGCAACTCGCGGTGCAGCTCCACAAGCAGGCCGGCGCGCGGGTGACGACCGGCGACCTGAACCGCGTGATCCGTCACGCCGTCGAGATGAGCCCGCCGCCGATGAGCGGCAACCGGGCGCCGAAAATCTTCTACGCGACGCAGGTGGGGACGTACCCGCCGACCATCGTGCTGTTCACGAACGGCCCCGAGCACTTCGAGGACACGTACGTCCGCTACCTGACGAAGGCGCTGCGGGAGAACTTCCCGTTCTCGGAGGTGGCGCTGAAGGTGGTGCTGCGGGCGCGCGGCGAAGGCCCGGTGCGGTCGGCCGACGTGCGGGCCGAGGAGGAGGCGGGCGAGGAGCCGGCGGACGAGGTGCCGGTGTTGCGAGCGCCGCCGCGGCGGGCACAGCCCGAGGCGGACGCGAAGCCGCCGGCCCTGCCGCCGCGGCGGCCGCGGAAGAAGAAGCAGCAGAAGGAACCCGGGACGTGGGAGCTGTGA
- a CDS encoding class I SAM-dependent methyltransferase, translating into MPPTDAPAGPDWWLMLRAFWRRGRQVASFAPSSRAMARAMLRGIDFESTRCVVELGAGTGPVTAEVAARLRPGTTFVAVELDPVLCARLKARFPHLDVVQADAARLDELLAGRGVRQVDHVLSGLPLPSFPAAERDSLLAAAARVLSPAGTFRQLTVMPWVYYPLYRRSFDDVRFHFVAANLPPGGVYVCRGYRGGAGST; encoded by the coding sequence ATGCCCCCGACCGACGCCCCCGCCGGCCCGGACTGGTGGCTGATGCTCCGCGCCTTCTGGCGGCGCGGCCGGCAGGTGGCGTCGTTCGCCCCCAGCTCCCGCGCCATGGCCCGCGCTATGCTCCGCGGCATCGACTTCGAGAGCACCCGGTGCGTCGTCGAGCTCGGCGCCGGCACCGGCCCCGTCACCGCGGAGGTGGCCGCGCGGTTGCGGCCGGGGACGACGTTCGTGGCGGTCGAGCTCGACCCGGTGCTGTGCGCCCGGCTGAAGGCCCGCTTCCCGCACCTGGACGTGGTTCAGGCCGACGCGGCCCGCCTCGACGAGTTGCTCGCCGGGCGCGGCGTCCGGCAGGTCGATCACGTACTCAGCGGCCTGCCGCTCCCGTCGTTCCCCGCGGCGGAACGCGATTCTCTGCTGGCGGCGGCGGCGCGGGTGCTGAGCCCGGCCGGTACGTTCCGCCAACTCACCGTGATGCCGTGGGTCTATTACCCACTCTACCGCCGCTCGTTCGACGACGTGCGGTTCCACTTCGTGGCCGCGAACCTGCCGCCCGGCGGGGTGTACGTGTGCCGCGGCTACCGCGGGGGCGCCGGAAGTACTTGA
- a CDS encoding AAA family ATPase yields the protein MPTPLDLYTADHKTLLAATAAAAGIDDPVAVQLDAYFHPVLTKATRGPIVPVNGVLVRDWDRDHTKTWPGIKFGARVYTLGGVRFARCCCTFHSDLYDYAYDFVAVDRKDYLKLFRLAVQAKREAAKPGLPPVLPPDHLETLRQNTLGYLDRTNLRRIKELGGRAKRGLLLTGPPGNGKTSACRWLWQECVRLRYEYKMVTPDAYRAARSSSNPVQAVKELFTVDRRGLVFFDDMDIALRDRNTVHETDDQAVFLSALDGIEVNEGVAYVFTTNCSLDLIDPAFKRPGRIDLVLHFHAPDPGLRRALIARWHADVLAGIDVDAAVRETAGYSFAEVEELKNLLILNFIEGNGWDWAWATQQFALNRQELANRASSRHVGFGVAEAARNGF from the coding sequence ATGCCCACGCCGCTCGACCTGTACACGGCCGACCACAAGACGCTGCTCGCCGCCACCGCGGCCGCCGCCGGCATCGATGACCCCGTCGCCGTGCAACTCGACGCCTACTTCCACCCGGTGCTGACGAAGGCCACCCGCGGGCCGATCGTTCCGGTGAACGGCGTCCTCGTCCGCGACTGGGACCGCGACCACACGAAGACGTGGCCGGGCATCAAGTTCGGCGCCCGCGTCTACACCCTCGGCGGCGTCCGCTTCGCCCGCTGCTGCTGCACCTTCCACTCCGACCTGTACGACTACGCCTACGACTTCGTGGCCGTGGACCGCAAGGACTACCTCAAGCTGTTCCGCCTCGCGGTGCAGGCGAAGCGCGAGGCGGCCAAGCCGGGGCTGCCGCCGGTGCTGCCGCCGGATCACCTTGAAACGCTCCGGCAGAACACCCTCGGCTACCTGGACCGCACGAACCTCCGACGCATCAAGGAACTCGGCGGCCGGGCCAAGCGCGGCCTGCTTCTGACCGGCCCGCCGGGCAACGGGAAAACGAGCGCCTGCCGCTGGCTGTGGCAGGAGTGCGTGCGGCTGCGCTACGAGTACAAGATGGTGACGCCCGACGCCTACCGCGCCGCCCGCAGTTCGAGCAACCCGGTGCAGGCGGTGAAGGAACTGTTCACCGTGGACCGCCGCGGGCTGGTGTTCTTCGACGACATGGACATCGCCCTGCGCGACCGCAACACCGTCCACGAGACGGACGACCAGGCGGTGTTCCTGAGCGCGCTCGACGGCATCGAGGTGAACGAGGGCGTGGCCTACGTGTTCACCACGAACTGCTCGCTCGACCTGATCGACCCGGCGTTCAAGCGGCCAGGGCGGATCGACCTGGTGCTCCACTTCCACGCCCCGGACCCGGGCCTGCGGCGGGCGCTCATCGCCCGCTGGCACGCCGACGTACTGGCCGGCATTGACGTGGACGCGGCGGTGCGCGAGACGGCCGGGTACAGCTTCGCCGAGGTGGAGGAGCTCAAGAACCTTCTCATCCTGAACTTCATCGAGGGGAACGGGTGGGACTGGGCGTGGGCGACGCAGCAGTTCGCCCTCAACCGCCAGGAATTGGCCAACCGGGCGTCGTCGCGGCACGTCGGGTTCGGCGTCGCGGAGGCGGCCCGGAACGGATTCTGA
- a CDS encoding DUF1501 domain-containing protein, producing the protein MLTLLTPDRDPLSRRAWLRAGAVGLGGLALPQLAAARPAGRAKSVIVFGLLGGPSQHDTWDPKPDAPAEVRGPFGSIATRTPGLRVGELMPLTAQLTDKLAVLRAVATDDNAHSSSGYQMLTGVPHQPPSQENATPRAPNNAPSLGSIVRYLRPAPGKLPAAVTLPEHMWNDGGFTWPGQDAGLLGRKHDPWLVPCDPSNARFKIDSLAAPDEVPAARLRDRRGLLGGLDRFPTGAESESYDAGVRKAFELVASGAAREAFDLNREPAKLRERYGNSRFAQSCLLARRLVEAGVSLVQVNWTRIANLPNQGGWDTHAKHNDAAKDFLMPMMDRAFSALVSDLEVRGLLDETLVVWFGEFGRTPRFNGNAGRDHWGHVFSLALAGGGVRGGVVYGASDKHGARPADGRVAPRDLIATVLHLLGLPPEAELRDTEGRPFPASRGEVIRAVV; encoded by the coding sequence ATGCTCACCCTACTCACCCCCGACCGCGACCCGCTATCCCGCCGCGCCTGGCTCCGCGCCGGCGCCGTCGGCCTCGGCGGCCTCGCGCTCCCGCAGTTGGCCGCCGCCCGCCCCGCCGGCCGCGCCAAGTCCGTCATCGTGTTCGGCCTCCTCGGCGGCCCGTCGCAGCACGACACTTGGGACCCAAAGCCCGACGCCCCCGCCGAGGTCCGCGGGCCGTTCGGCAGCATCGCCACCCGCACGCCCGGCCTTCGCGTCGGCGAGTTGATGCCGCTCACGGCACAGCTCACCGACAAGCTCGCCGTGCTGCGGGCCGTGGCCACCGACGACAACGCCCACTCGTCGAGCGGCTACCAGATGCTGACCGGCGTGCCGCACCAGCCGCCGAGCCAGGAGAACGCCACCCCGCGGGCGCCGAACAACGCCCCGAGCCTCGGCAGCATCGTCCGCTACCTGCGGCCGGCGCCGGGCAAGCTCCCCGCGGCGGTCACGCTGCCGGAACACATGTGGAACGACGGCGGCTTCACGTGGCCCGGCCAGGACGCCGGGCTGCTCGGCCGGAAGCACGACCCGTGGCTTGTGCCGTGTGACCCGAGCAACGCCCGCTTCAAGATCGACTCGCTGGCCGCGCCGGACGAAGTGCCCGCGGCCCGGTTGCGCGACCGCCGCGGACTACTCGGCGGTCTCGACCGCTTCCCGACCGGGGCGGAGTCCGAGTCGTACGACGCGGGCGTGCGGAAGGCGTTCGAATTGGTGGCGAGCGGGGCGGCGCGCGAGGCGTTCGATCTGAACCGCGAGCCGGCGAAGCTCCGCGAGCGGTACGGGAACTCGCGGTTTGCCCAGAGCTGCCTGCTGGCCCGGCGGCTGGTCGAGGCCGGCGTGTCGCTGGTGCAGGTGAACTGGACGCGGATCGCCAACCTGCCGAACCAGGGCGGCTGGGACACGCACGCGAAGCACAACGACGCCGCGAAGGACTTCCTGATGCCGATGATGGACCGCGCCTTCTCGGCGCTCGTGTCCGACCTGGAGGTGCGCGGCCTGCTCGACGAGACGCTGGTCGTGTGGTTCGGGGAGTTCGGCCGGACGCCGCGGTTCAACGGCAACGCCGGCCGCGACCACTGGGGGCACGTGTTCTCGCTGGCGCTGGCCGGCGGCGGCGTCCGCGGCGGCGTGGTGTACGGCGCGAGCGACAAGCACGGCGCCCGCCCGGCCGACGGCCGCGTGGCGCCGCGCGACCTGATCGCCACCGTGCTTCACCTGCTGGGGCTCCCGCCCGAAGCGGAGCTGCGCGACACCGAGGGGCGGCCGTTCCCGGCGAGCCGCGGCGAGGTGATCCGCGCCGTCGTCTAA
- the rdgB gene encoding RdgB/HAM1 family non-canonical purine NTP pyrophosphatase: MTKLILGSRNKKKLREMLDLLGDLKLELSDLSPYPHAPEVAETAGTFVGNATLKAVTLAPALNAWVIGEDSGLVVPALNGDPGVDSALYAGTHGDDAGNNAKLLAELAKLPPGTDRAAYYVSTAVLADPTGKVVATAEGRSHGVIVDALRGAGGFGYDPLFLVPEYDKTFGELPPEVKQRMSHRAKAFAQLRPALERIAASC; this comes from the coding sequence ATGACGAAGCTGATCCTCGGCAGCCGCAACAAGAAGAAGCTGCGCGAGATGCTGGACCTGCTCGGCGACCTGAAGCTGGAATTGTCCGACCTGTCGCCGTACCCGCACGCCCCTGAAGTCGCCGAGACGGCGGGCACGTTCGTCGGCAACGCCACCCTCAAGGCTGTCACGCTCGCCCCGGCGCTGAACGCCTGGGTGATCGGCGAGGACAGCGGCCTCGTCGTCCCCGCACTGAATGGCGACCCGGGCGTCGATTCGGCGCTGTACGCCGGCACGCACGGCGACGACGCCGGCAACAACGCCAAGCTGCTGGCGGAGCTGGCGAAGCTGCCGCCGGGCACCGACCGTGCCGCGTACTACGTCAGCACCGCCGTCCTGGCCGACCCCACGGGCAAGGTGGTGGCGACGGCCGAGGGGCGGTCTCACGGCGTCATCGTGGACGCCCTCCGCGGCGCCGGCGGCTTCGGCTACGACCCGCTGTTCCTGGTGCCAGAGTACGACAAGACGTTCGGCGAACTGCCGCCCGAGGTGAAGCAGCGGATGAGCCACCGGGCGAAGGCGTTCGCGCAGCTCCGGCCCGCTCTGGAACGGATCGCCGCGTCATGCTAA
- a CDS encoding alpha/beta fold hydrolase, with protein MSSPFNGFLARLRPRHYGRRPPLVLLNGLAEQAESWYRNREFWSRYFEVLAPNILAYEGDTLHHRIRTREPITVEYLVCELHTYLTRFVETPPYHLVASSLGGKVAVEFAVRYPDLVDRIVLLCPSGMGDEEKLPIMEGLGGRGADAMVKSVFYNPRKCADYDVLEYYQAKFDSRRWKLGFVKAVRGTLEHTVRDKLKDVAAPTLLVTGEEDKVCDPAVARDAAKELPSGLFLALPKCGHAPQIEKAWKVNRLVAHFLTSADPTTTPSWSTLFLTKPPRPRAK; from the coding sequence ATGTCCTCGCCGTTCAACGGCTTCCTCGCGCGCCTCCGGCCGCGGCACTACGGCCGCCGGCCGCCGCTCGTCCTGCTCAACGGCCTCGCCGAGCAGGCCGAGTCGTGGTACCGCAACCGCGAGTTCTGGAGCCGCTACTTCGAGGTGCTCGCCCCCAACATCCTGGCCTACGAGGGCGACACCCTCCACCACCGCATCCGGACCCGGGAACCCATCACCGTCGAGTACCTCGTCTGCGAGCTGCACACGTACCTGACGCGGTTCGTCGAGACGCCGCCGTACCACCTCGTGGCCAGCAGCCTCGGCGGCAAGGTGGCCGTCGAGTTCGCCGTGAGGTACCCGGATCTCGTGGACCGCATCGTACTCCTGTGCCCGTCCGGGATGGGCGACGAGGAGAAGCTCCCCATCATGGAAGGCCTCGGCGGCCGCGGCGCCGACGCCATGGTGAAGAGCGTCTTCTACAACCCCCGGAAGTGCGCCGACTACGACGTGCTGGAGTACTACCAGGCCAAGTTCGACTCCCGCCGGTGGAAGCTCGGGTTCGTCAAGGCCGTCCGCGGCACCCTGGAGCACACCGTCCGCGACAAGCTGAAGGACGTGGCCGCGCCGACACTGCTGGTGACCGGCGAGGAGGACAAGGTGTGCGACCCGGCGGTGGCGCGGGACGCGGCGAAGGAGTTGCCCAGCGGGCTGTTCCTGGCGCTGCCGAAGTGCGGCCACGCCCCGCAGATCGAGAAGGCGTGGAAGGTGAACCGCCTCGTCGCCCACTTCCTCACCAGCGCCGACCCGACGACCACGCCGTCGTGGTCGACGCTGTTCCTGACCAAGCCCCCCCGCCCGCGAGCGAAGTGA
- a CDS encoding energy-coupling factor transporter transmembrane component T family protein, with product MAFGFRYRPVPPSPLARWDARWKLAAVLLAAAAVATLRQPLPSAAALLLGLALLRLGNLRGAWVRVRLGAFALAALPFLIVLPFTLEGPTWDLGLLRLSERGVTVGAGVVCRGVAIGALALVLVGTAPAHHTLAAAHRLRVPGLLVLVTLLAYRYAFLLADELRRLRVALRVRGFRLKPDRHGYSTAGHAVGAVLVRGADRADRVAEAMRARGFDGRFHTITAFRSTRWDVLGFLALVLLTAVLMAWDRLPE from the coding sequence ATGGCCTTTGGGTTCCGCTACCGCCCTGTTCCGCCGTCCCCGCTGGCGCGGTGGGACGCCCGCTGGAAACTCGCCGCCGTCCTCCTCGCCGCGGCCGCCGTCGCCACCCTCCGGCAACCGCTTCCGTCGGCCGCGGCGCTGCTGCTGGGTCTAGCGCTGCTGCGGCTCGGCAACCTCCGCGGCGCGTGGGTGCGCGTCCGGCTCGGGGCGTTCGCGCTGGCGGCACTTCCGTTCCTGATCGTGCTGCCGTTCACTCTCGAAGGCCCGACCTGGGACTTGGGGCTGCTCCGGCTCTCCGAGCGCGGCGTGACGGTCGGTGCCGGCGTGGTGTGCCGCGGCGTGGCGATCGGGGCGCTCGCGCTGGTGCTCGTCGGCACGGCGCCGGCGCACCACACACTTGCCGCAGCCCACCGCCTGCGAGTGCCGGGGCTGCTGGTGCTGGTGACGCTGCTGGCGTACCGCTATGCCTTCCTCCTCGCCGACGAGCTACGGCGGCTGCGGGTGGCGCTGCGGGTGCGCGGCTTCCGCCTGAAGCCGGACCGCCACGGCTACAGCACCGCGGGGCACGCCGTGGGGGCGGTGCTGGTGCGCGGCGCCGACCGCGCCGACCGCGTGGCCGAGGCGATGCGCGCACGCGGCTTCGACGGCCGCTTCCACACGATTACCGCGTTCCGCTCGACGAGGTGGGACGTACTGGGTTTCTTGGCTCTGGTATTGCTTACTGCGGTACTGATGGCGTGGGATCGACTCCCCGAATGA
- a CDS encoding GH3 family domain-containing protein, with protein sequence MPRTSFLAPLADSRLVRRAADAGFVRYAHARAAYLDRVDAGRLQRATLMSLVRRARDTRFGRDHDFGRITSVADFQARVPVRGYEFFWDTYWKPTFPRLDDVTWPGRLPYYALSSGTTSGATKYVPVSREMLASNRKAARTTAALFRHSRPEARTLTGKIFFLGGTTDLRPLSDGSRAGDLSGIAFREVTDVVRPYVFPPPPLAALTDWDEKLTRAAALSVRERITTVSGVPAWLLTLFDRVKEATGASTVAEAWPALRLVVHGGTSFDPYRALFRREIGDDRVSFCEVYACSEGFVAAEDPRHGLLRVVPDHDVFFEFVPVDQLAQPYPERHTLATVEPGVPYAVVLTTCAGLWAYLLGDTVAFESRNPPLLRFTGRTKFFLSAFGEHLIQEEVERAVAAAARAAAADVPEYHVGPEFPPDPRTPGRHLYLVEFAGAAADAARFAADIDAELSRLNEDYAAHRAGDLTMRVPRVAAVRRGGFAAWMKSRGAFGGQHKVPRMDNTGARTAELAEWFAREGWLL encoded by the coding sequence ATGCCGCGCACGTCGTTCCTGGCCCCGCTCGCCGACAGCCGCCTCGTCCGCCGCGCCGCCGACGCCGGATTCGTCCGCTACGCGCACGCGCGCGCCGCGTACCTCGACCGGGTCGACGCCGGCCGGCTCCAGCGCGCCACGCTGATGAGCCTCGTCCGCCGCGCCCGCGACACCCGCTTCGGCCGCGACCACGACTTCGGCCGCATCACGTCCGTCGCCGACTTCCAGGCCCGCGTCCCCGTCCGCGGCTACGAGTTCTTCTGGGACACGTACTGGAAGCCCACCTTCCCCCGGCTCGACGACGTGACGTGGCCGGGCCGGCTGCCCTACTACGCACTGTCCAGCGGCACCACGAGCGGCGCCACGAAGTACGTGCCGGTGTCGCGCGAGATGCTGGCCAGCAACCGCAAGGCGGCGCGCACGACCGCCGCGCTGTTCCGACACTCGCGCCCCGAGGCGCGGACGCTGACGGGGAAGATTTTCTTCCTCGGCGGCACCACCGACCTGCGCCCGCTGAGCGACGGCAGCCGGGCCGGCGACCTGAGCGGCATCGCCTTCCGCGAGGTCACCGACGTGGTGCGCCCCTACGTGTTCCCGCCGCCGCCGCTCGCCGCCCTCACCGACTGGGACGAGAAGCTCACCCGCGCCGCGGCGTTGTCCGTCCGCGAGCGGATCACCACGGTCAGCGGCGTGCCGGCGTGGCTGCTGACGCTCTTCGACCGGGTGAAGGAGGCGACCGGCGCCAGCACCGTCGCGGAGGCGTGGCCGGCCCTGCGGCTCGTCGTCCACGGCGGCACGAGTTTCGACCCGTACCGCGCCCTGTTCCGCCGCGAGATCGGCGACGACCGCGTAAGCTTCTGCGAGGTTTACGCCTGCTCGGAGGGCTTCGTCGCCGCCGAGGACCCGCGCCACGGCCTGCTGCGGGTCGTGCCCGATCACGACGTGTTCTTCGAGTTCGTGCCGGTGGACCAGCTCGCGCAGCCGTACCCGGAGCGGCACACGCTGGCGACGGTGGAGCCCGGCGTGCCGTACGCGGTGGTGCTGACGACGTGCGCCGGCCTGTGGGCGTACCTGCTCGGCGACACGGTGGCGTTCGAGAGCCGCAACCCGCCCCTGCTCCGCTTCACGGGGCGCACCAAGTTCTTCCTGTCGGCGTTCGGCGAGCACCTGATCCAGGAGGAGGTGGAGCGGGCGGTCGCGGCGGCGGCGCGGGCGGCGGCGGCGGACGTGCCGGAGTACCACGTCGGCCCCGAGTTCCCGCCCGACCCGCGGACGCCCGGCCGGCACCTGTACCTGGTCGAGTTCGCCGGCGCGGCGGCCGACGCGGCCCGGTTCGCGGCCGACATCGACGCCGAACTGTCCAGGCTGAACGAGGACTACGCGGCGCACCGGGCCGGCGACCTGACGATGCGGGTGCCGCGGGTGGCGGCCGTGCGGCGCGGCGGGTTCGCGGCGTGGATGAAGTCCCGCGGCGCGTTCGGCGGCCAGCACAAGGTGCCGCGGATGGACAACACCGGGGCGCGGACCGCGGAGCTGGCGGAGTGGTTCGCGCGGGAGGGGTGGCTCCTCTGA
- a CDS encoding site-specific tyrosine recombinase, with protein MLNELQSDLGAFRHYLRAERGMADNTVQAYGRDLERFARWCALVRYDGYTSPTLKDLARYLAFLHDEQLAVPSIARHLVSLKMFYRFLKLEEKADASAVDLLASPKLWERIPSVLPPNAVDELLKAPQPGDRFFLRDRAILETLYATGCRASEVVGLKVQDVYLDAAFLKCFGKGSKQRVVPLGRPAIAALRAYLADGRAAKPADGPESVFVSKSGRPLDRIFLWGLVKKYCQRAGLPATTSPHTLRHSFATHVLAGGADLRSVQEMLGHASISTTQHYTHVDRDRLKAIHKQFHPRGKPADGAA; from the coding sequence ATGCTAAACGAACTGCAATCGGACCTCGGCGCCTTCCGCCACTACCTCCGCGCCGAGCGCGGCATGGCCGACAACACCGTCCAGGCCTACGGCCGCGACCTGGAACGCTTCGCCAGGTGGTGCGCCCTCGTCCGCTACGACGGCTACACCTCCCCCACCCTGAAAGACCTGGCTCGCTACCTCGCGTTCCTGCACGACGAACAGCTCGCCGTGCCGAGCATCGCCCGGCACCTCGTGTCGCTCAAGATGTTCTACCGCTTCCTCAAGCTGGAAGAGAAAGCCGACGCCTCCGCGGTCGATCTGCTCGCCTCGCCCAAACTGTGGGAACGCATCCCGTCGGTACTGCCGCCCAACGCCGTGGACGAACTCCTGAAGGCGCCGCAGCCCGGCGACCGCTTCTTCCTCCGCGACCGGGCCATCCTCGAAACGCTGTACGCCACCGGCTGTCGGGCCTCCGAAGTCGTCGGGCTGAAGGTGCAGGACGTGTACCTCGACGCCGCGTTCCTCAAGTGCTTCGGGAAAGGGAGCAAGCAGCGCGTCGTGCCGCTCGGCCGCCCCGCCATCGCGGCGCTGCGGGCCTACCTCGCCGACGGCCGCGCCGCCAAGCCTGCCGACGGCCCCGAGTCGGTGTTCGTCAGTAAGTCCGGCCGGCCGCTCGACCGCATCTTCCTGTGGGGGCTCGTCAAGAAGTACTGCCAGCGGGCCGGCCTGCCGGCGACCACCAGCCCACACACGCTGCGGCACAGCTTCGCCACGCACGTCCTCGCCGGCGGCGCCGACCTGCGGAGTGTTCAGGAGATGCTCGGGCACGCCTCCATCAGCACCACCCAGCACTACACCCACGTCGACCGCGACCGGCTCAAGGCCATCCACAAGCAGTTCCACCCACGCGGCAAGCCTGCCGACGGGGCCGCCTGA
- a CDS encoding LacI family DNA-binding transcriptional regulator: MSESLEAEVQTGRWDGGKMPSVRWVARHYRVSAVTASRALQVLRDKGLVRTVERSGSFRQPPASADRWALVLRTTAGPWQADTRTLARAGFEAVARRRPMHLEPDLFPAGFAADDVPALTRQAKERGVRGVFLLPSRACAAEMATDEALLAACQAEGLAVVLLERNLRGDDRVLSADLVAVDDVAGAACATRHLLEGGRTRVAVVVASPTSSHYDRVAGYLVALHAAGPGFEPVVIRQPDGLAPEEAALKLADEVTARGLDGVVCYADYAAAGLIAELTARGRAVPRDVAVVGFDDLPAGSGAVGVTSYAYPAEAMAEQAVRLMAERLANPGRPAVKVQVPGRLVVRGSSAS; the protein is encoded by the coding sequence GTGTCCGAATCGCTCGAGGCCGAGGTGCAAACCGGGCGGTGGGACGGCGGCAAGATGCCGAGCGTCCGCTGGGTTGCTCGGCACTACCGCGTCTCGGCGGTCACCGCGTCGCGGGCGCTGCAGGTGCTCCGCGACAAGGGACTCGTCCGCACCGTCGAGCGGTCCGGGTCGTTCCGCCAGCCGCCCGCGTCGGCCGACCGGTGGGCGCTCGTGCTCCGCACGACGGCGGGGCCGTGGCAGGCTGATACGCGCACCCTCGCCCGCGCCGGGTTCGAGGCGGTGGCCCGCCGCCGGCCGATGCACCTGGAGCCGGACCTGTTCCCCGCCGGCTTCGCCGCCGACGACGTGCCGGCGCTGACACGGCAGGCGAAGGAGCGCGGCGTGAGGGGCGTGTTCCTCCTGCCCTCGCGTGCCTGCGCGGCCGAAATGGCGACCGACGAGGCGCTACTGGCCGCGTGCCAGGCCGAAGGGCTGGCCGTGGTGCTGCTCGAACGCAACCTCCGCGGCGACGACCGGGTGCTGTCCGCCGACCTGGTCGCGGTGGACGACGTGGCCGGGGCCGCGTGCGCGACACGGCACTTGCTGGAAGGTGGGCGGACGCGGGTGGCGGTGGTGGTGGCGTCGCCGACGAGCAGCCATTACGACCGGGTGGCCGGCTACCTGGTGGCACTGCACGCGGCCGGGCCGGGGTTCGAGCCGGTGGTGATTCGCCAGCCGGACGGGCTGGCGCCGGAGGAAGCCGCGTTGAAGTTGGCCGACGAGGTGACGGCGCGGGGCCTCGACGGCGTGGTCTGCTACGCCGACTACGCCGCGGCGGGGTTGATCGCCGAGCTGACGGCGCGGGGCCGGGCGGTGCCCCGGGACGTGGCGGTGGTGGGGTTCGATGACCTGCCAGCGGGTTCGGGCGCGGTGGGGGTCACGAGCTACGCATACCCGGCGGAGGCGATGGCCGAGCAGGCGGTCCGGCTGATGGCGGAGCGGCTGGCGAACCCAGGACGGCCGGCGGTCAAGGTGCAGGTGCCGGGGCGGCTGGTGGTGCGGGGGAGCAGCGCGAGTTGA